The following proteins come from a genomic window of Streptomyces sp. NBC_01716:
- a CDS encoding enoyl-CoA hydratase/isomerase family protein, whose amino-acid sequence MKYGTPESIAAAAEQVLFEVDTASGIAYLTLNRPEKHNAMSVPMRDRIIELMARAGDDPRVRVIVIRGNGKSFCSGNEINEQWGQKRPHERRRTLTVGYRYGADMAWGRLGFSQAISRSPKITVAQLHGYCAAAAYFMIACKADVVTAAEDTRIGALEARFLGPAGAVASVHINRILGMKAARRTGFTAMPMSGTEARHLGLVDTVVPASGLAGTTQAIAAGMAARPPGHLLYLKSRLRAAEGVMDTGVPSITGLLVSHFLQSGPDEMDFWKTAKEVGVGGALDADKKRKGAADPRAGVTS is encoded by the coding sequence GTGAAGTACGGAACTCCGGAGAGCATCGCCGCCGCGGCCGAACAGGTGCTGTTCGAAGTGGACACGGCGTCGGGCATCGCGTATCTGACGCTGAATCGCCCCGAGAAGCACAATGCCATGAGCGTCCCGATGCGTGATCGCATCATCGAGCTGATGGCACGGGCCGGAGATGACCCGCGGGTCCGGGTCATCGTGATACGCGGCAACGGAAAGTCGTTCTGCAGCGGCAACGAGATCAATGAGCAGTGGGGCCAGAAACGACCGCACGAACGACGCCGCACGCTGACGGTCGGATACCGGTACGGCGCCGACATGGCCTGGGGCCGGCTGGGGTTCAGCCAGGCGATCTCCCGCTCGCCGAAGATCACGGTCGCACAGCTGCACGGCTACTGCGCGGCGGCGGCCTACTTCATGATCGCGTGCAAGGCCGATGTGGTGACGGCCGCCGAGGACACGCGGATCGGCGCACTGGAGGCCCGGTTCCTGGGCCCGGCCGGCGCCGTCGCCAGCGTGCACATCAACCGGATCCTGGGCATGAAGGCCGCCCGGCGCACCGGGTTCACCGCGATGCCGATGAGCGGGACCGAGGCGCGGCATCTCGGCCTTGTCGACACCGTCGTACCGGCCTCCGGGCTCGCCGGGACCACCCAGGCGATCGCGGCCGGCATGGCTGCCCGTCCGCCCGGCCATCTGCTGTATCTGAAGTCGAGACTGCGCGCCGCGGAGGGCGTGATGGACACCGGTGTCCCCTCGATCACGGGGCTGTTGGTGTCGCACTTCCTGCAATCGGGGCCGGACGAGATGGATTTCTGGAAGACCGCCAAGGAGGTCGGCGTCGGTGGCGCTCTCGACGCAGACAAGAAGCGCAAGGGCGCGGCGGATCCCCGCGCGGGGGTGACCTCATGA
- a CDS encoding CaiB/BaiF CoA transferase family protein: MSDPEAAAGALDGIKVLDLTRFLQGPYATRILADLGAEVVKVERPGGEWDRRLRQAPDGYAGFFTGLNRGKKSIAVDITTPAGRDIVKALARECDVVVENFRLGVMERLGLGYDTLREENTQLIYAAAAGYGPLGPRADEPMFDMVAQAVSGLSDFVRTPDGTPRLASRGMADSAGAVFLATGILTALLAKERTGRGQRVDGSLVGSCLAMHTAEVTIALHGDEVKRTQGRVTSTSGAFRCEDDRWIVIGATDAKVWNGLTTALDRLDLRDDPRFAKSRLRERHRDVLEPILEETFLTADRDTWVQRMRDNGVPVAPVNTFVEAAREPDVLANGFVVEQPDATWGTVRTVGNPFLLSATPARVGDWTPELGADTRELLTHLGVPQDRIDELVADGVVEQAQPAPEPPDSPREAEEVGKA, encoded by the coding sequence ATGAGCGACCCCGAAGCGGCGGCAGGCGCACTCGACGGAATCAAGGTCCTCGACCTGACCCGCTTCCTCCAGGGCCCCTACGCGACTCGTATCCTCGCCGACCTCGGCGCGGAGGTCGTCAAAGTGGAGCGGCCCGGCGGCGAGTGGGACCGGCGACTGCGCCAGGCGCCGGACGGGTACGCCGGCTTCTTCACGGGCCTCAACCGTGGCAAGAAGTCCATCGCCGTCGACATCACGACCCCGGCGGGCAGGGACATCGTGAAAGCCCTCGCGCGCGAATGCGATGTCGTCGTGGAGAACTTCCGGCTCGGCGTCATGGAGAGACTGGGCCTCGGCTACGACACCCTGCGCGAGGAGAACACCCAGCTCATCTATGCCGCGGCGGCGGGCTACGGTCCACTGGGTCCACGCGCCGATGAGCCGATGTTCGACATGGTCGCGCAGGCCGTCTCGGGCCTCTCGGACTTCGTACGCACCCCGGACGGGACACCCCGGCTGGCCAGTCGCGGAATGGCGGACTCGGCGGGCGCCGTCTTCCTCGCCACGGGCATCCTGACCGCGCTGCTGGCCAAGGAGAGGACCGGACGCGGCCAGCGGGTGGACGGCTCGCTCGTCGGCTCCTGCCTGGCCATGCACACCGCCGAGGTCACCATCGCCCTCCACGGCGACGAAGTGAAACGGACACAGGGCCGCGTGACGTCGACCTCGGGCGCGTTCCGCTGCGAGGACGACCGCTGGATCGTCATCGGCGCCACGGACGCCAAGGTGTGGAACGGGCTGACCACGGCCCTCGACAGGCTCGACCTGCGCGATGATCCGCGGTTCGCGAAGAGCAGGCTCCGTGAGCGGCACCGCGACGTCCTGGAACCGATCCTCGAAGAGACGTTCCTGACCGCCGACCGGGACACCTGGGTCCAGCGGATGCGGGACAACGGCGTACCGGTGGCTCCCGTCAACACTTTCGTCGAGGCGGCACGGGAGCCCGACGTCCTGGCGAACGGCTTCGTCGTCGAGCAGCCGGACGCGACATGGGGGACCGTCCGCACCGTCGGCAACCCGTTCCTGCTCAGCGCCACCCCCGCACGGGTCGGCGACTGGACCCCCGAACTCGGCGCCGACACCCGCGAGTTGCTCACGCACCTCGGCGTCCCCCAGGACCGGATCGATGAACTCGTGGCCGACGGTGTGGTCGAACAGGCGCAGCCCGCGCCCGAACCGCCGGACTCACCGCGAGAAGCGGAGGAGGTGGGCAAGGCGTGA